The Archocentrus centrarchus isolate MPI-CPG fArcCen1 chromosome 5, fArcCen1, whole genome shotgun sequence genome contains the following window.
TGGTTCAAGAGCCCCAGTTTTCTTTAGAAGGCTTAGGAAGACCGGCCAGAAAATTCTGTCAATGATACAGTGGACTCCAATGATCCAGATGTCAGAAAGGAGGTTTTGGTTAACTCCACTTTTACTGATTTCCTCAACGCCACTGACCATCTCATGATTTACCTCTCAGACTGGAGGAAACTCAAGATGTCAGAAGCCTGGTTTCTCAGGCTAAAAAGGCATTTGTTGCAGCTCAGTTGTCAAAGAAAGGGTCTGAAGGCCTCTGATTCATAAGCTGGGCAAGTGGTAGGACAAAAGGGCCACAGTGACATCAAAAGGTAACACCCTGACACTCAAAGATCTGCTGGAAGCCGAGTTGGTCATCATATGCTATTGTCAGCCACAGAGGTTTGGGGATGAAATTTCCTCTTTGCTATCTGAGAAGGGAACAGTAAGCAGACAAAGTTACATCTACAAGCTGGATCCAATTTTGGAAGATAGGCTGCTAGGAGTTGGAGGGAGATTAAGCAAAGGAGCATTGCCACTGGAGGAAAAACATCGCCTCATCTTATCTAAGGATCAGCATATCTCCAGGCTTTTCCAGAAACATATCCATCGGTCATTAGGACACAGTGGATGAAACCGTACTCTGTCAGTTCTAAGGAAGAAGGATTGGATTACCAACACAAATGCAGCCATGAGGAATGGGCCAAGGAATACcaagacagacaggcagacagacaaagTGGAATTAAAGAAAACAGAGTTTGACAGCTGGAGGTGTTGTGATGTTGTCATGATCATGGATTCTTAAGCCCTACGTGGTTCCTGGCCTCTTACTAAAGTGTTGGAGGTTTATACTGACAAAAGCGGTATAGTGCATTCTGTTAAGGGGGgcattaataaattattttttaattgttttagtaAATTGatagaattatgaacacagaaaagtaccatcagattttgatccaccatgcgatcgtctgattggcaacagcttcatgttTCTGCACGACAGTGATCACAAACATACTGCCAAAGCAGTAAAAGgctacctggatagaaaaccacacaatggaacactatcagtcctGAATCGGCCTcaccagagcccagacctcaacatgacTGAAGCAGAgcgggatcatcttgacagaaaacataacaaaaggcagcaaacaaTCCAAAGAAgcgctttgaatgtccttcaagaagcctggctTATTttaagactacttaaagaaatgacaggaaagctgcctaagagttcaggctgtgttgaagaataaaagtgacCATACCAaagctcgttagaattgtacaaactctgtttttgcctcatataaatttcaataaatcactgcacctatttgactgcaaaatttcttttttttttaaaaagaaaaagagaagtgGCTCGAGACATTTGCACAGCACTATATTTCATTGAGATTTTAGTAAAGAATAGTTATATCTaagtaaatatataaatgtttcatattttaacaTCTCTTACATGGcttgcaaaaatgcaaaaaataattcTTCATTTTGGAAAGAAACCCGTTATTAAGGAAACCACAAACGTTTTAAGATGGAGATTAAATCTTGGCCACTGTGAAATTAGATGCTGCACATTTAAGGAGCAAGATACAAGCcctcaattaaaaaataaacaaatataatgTAAACTGCATACAGATGCATGAATGACCgcttttatgtaaaaaaaaacaaacaaacagccgGACCACAAACGCAGCGCTGCTGACTGAGAATGGCTGGTCAATATCAGCAAGTTAAACTTTACAGAGAAAACGAACTTTTAAACTAAATCTACGAAAAAACCGTGGCCGAAAAGTAACTACCTTGATAACAGGCGCCGAAAACTTCAGGAGACCACTGTGGACGAGCCGAAGGAGAACTACCGGGAGGAAGAGACGAAGAAGGGTGCCGGATGTACGTTTTGCTGCCCCCACAGTTTCCAATGTGAACTACACCACATAATGGTTCagctctatctatctatctatctgggTCACTGCTGTTACATgcaatttctgtttaaaatcatgtttttaattcatGACTTGTTGAAGTAAGAGAACTAATAGgtctttaaatttaaaataaccTAAATTAAGTGacatttcttgcatttgcaccaCCTGAATTTTTCCATATAGTTTCAGTTTAAACTGGCTTTTACTTGGACACTGGTATTAAATTTTTGTCTTTGGTAGCAAAAGAgcacacatatttttaaataaaatcaaaacattttccTAGTTTTACATTGGTTGTACCACCTGGCATAGAAAAGTGTAGCAGCCTACATATGAGTTGAATTTAGCTATTTTCATCCTTATCAAACCTTGCCAGCCAGCTAGAAAGACCCCACGGGGGTCATCTGATGATAAAATATCCTCTTTACTTtcgttagttttttaaaataaactcatTATTTTTCATCAAATGTTAGTCTTTTCAACAACACTTACCACCAGCAAATCACAAGAGAAGTCCAGTCCAAGAGCAAAGGCACCAGAGTCTTTTGAAGTCCTATGATAATGATTGCTGTTTGAGCCACctttgatctgaaacatcagCCTCTCATAGACTCCAGAAAGTAATTAAGGTTAACCAGTCAGCTCAAATCATGCATGTTTTTATAAacaagcacttttaaaaaccttttaaaaatacaaatacatatttctttaaaatattatgaaatTAAGTAATCTAAAAATGCCACTGCAACACACGaatgacaaaataaagaaaaaacctgAACCCTTGGTGCTAAAACAAGGGGATGTGGCAGTTCGTTTACACAGTAGGGGGCATTTTTACGGAATGGTTTGGGTCCATTTGTTGAGGGAAGAGTAactgcaaaaaagaaagttgTTGAGAGGAAGCCCCTTTATACTATCATGAAAGTGTTCAATCCTAATGGGCCTTTTTTTGTTATGCACTCATCTGTATTTGTCTTCGTACCCTCCCACTTAGTGacctgtttttgctgttttcgcAGATGCTCCTCAAGTCTGATCAAATGACAGGCTACTTATTTATACAGCTTGGTCTAATGTTCTCTTCTTTTGCATGACACAGTTGCAGATCACACCCTTGATGCCTCAGGCTTTTATATCAAGTTTCATTTAAGCAGTTTTGGCTGTGCTGTTCTTACCTGGCACTCATAGTCTTGTGATCACAAACATAACCGGTGGGATCTTATACTAACTAATTTGTTGTGTTCACCATTTTAGACTTTGCAATCTATGTTTTCTTCATAATACAGCATAAGTGTTTTGTGAcagcggagagagagagagagacgggaaatgggggaaagatacagggaaaGACACGCGGGTAGATTGGCGACAGCccgggacgcgaacccacgccgcccgcaccgcaacgcggcatgtaTATGTGGTCGCCACATACACACCTCACCACTAAGCcacttcaccactaagccacccaggtgcccccaGGAAACCAGAGTTGTTGCATGGATTCAGCACctctgtagccccttaactggcaagggcccggtgacgggccgtttgtagtcccttttatatggcaggctagaccctcccatttttattgacacgtcattcggccaatcatgtaactggctgcaccaaatcacctgacaaagctacgtgacgccctctgagtattattggctctgggaaacccatttcttaacatgattggccgaatgaggtgtcagtcaaaatgggcgggtctagcctgccatataaatgcacttcattcggcccgcggaccagacgcagccgattaataggctatgaaatgggttgttcagagccaataatgaccagaaggcgttatgtagtttttgtcaggtgatttttttgctgccagttaaggggttaatatgGTTATCTTAggtactatactatactatactgaATTTCAGCGTGGTACAGTGagaggatgccacctgtgcaacaagtctatCTATGAAATTTCCTCTacactaaatattccacagtcaactgttagtgctatcataacaaagtggaagtgagcAAGTCAGTCACAAAGTGGTAGGCAaggtaaaatcacagagcggggtcatcAGATGTTgcgcagaggttgccaactttctgcagagtcaatccctacagacctccaaacttcatgtagcCTTCGGATTACTGTAGCTCAAGAACAGAATTGGGCttaattccagtgaaaggaactcttaatgcttcagcataccaagacattttgtacCATTTCGTGTCCCCAACTTTTAATAGGAACGGTTTGGGGaaggccccttcctgttccaacacgaCTGTGCACCATCTCACaaaacaaggtccataaagacacggATGAGCAAGTCTGGcatggaagaacttgactggcctgcacagagtcctgatctcaacctcatagaacacctttgggatgaattagagcagagactgcaagccaggccttcttgtccaagatcagtgtctgacctcacaaatgggcttctggaaaaatggtcggaaattcccataaacacattcctaaaccttctggaaagcctttccagaagagttgaagctgttatagctgcaaagggtaggccaaaatcatattaaaccctatggattgaGAATGGAATGTTATTCaatttcatatgtgtgtgaaggcagatgagtgaatgcTTTTGACAATACAGTGTATTTCTGTGAGTACAGACGTGTTTCTCAACTGctgtttaaaagttttaatttgtggGGGGAAGCTATTGAGTTGGTTTAAGGGGAGGCTGGCCTTAAGGACCTAAAGcaacttgtttcagacagtgggcTGAAACTGAGGCCcagtataaaataaattgaGGATTGGAGATGCTACAGATGAGCATAATAAGTCTTCTTTAAAACTatacagagaagaaaaagttgtaaatattttataaatatatatgttttcAAAATCCAGATAAAATGACACTGGAAAATATGACAAAGTCTACTAGTTGCACACTTTACTGTATTatagatttaatttaaaaaatattttgtgcaaaTTATTTTCACAGTTCACACAAAAACTTTTCTTAGCATTAATTTAACACAcaactggatttaaaaaaaaaatatattaaagtgcCTGTGGGTTCAGTTCCCTTACCAAAGCCTTTTTTATCtgttgtgttttagtttcatcaggcAGCCAATCCTAAAAAATCCCCATGGCTCCTGGCCTCTTCCATGGAAATATTAAATGCTttggaagtgtttttttttttttttttaaatcactgcccGTACAAATATTTTGACACAAACTGATGCCAATGCTGAAGGTTTTTGGACTTCATGTCATGCTTTATATTCTGATAACCACTGAATAGTGTGAATGTAATTATAGCTGTTACACAGTGAAAATATTCAAGTAAATGGATGTGAAGCCACTCTATAAGCTATACCCTATAAAAGAGAATTAAATTCACAACCACCAGAACTTCCATAAACACACGTTATGGATGCCAACTAGTTAGTTTTTGGGTTAAATCAGTCACATTACACAGAAgcatacaaaataaaagcagagaaaCTATATTACCCAAGAAAGTATTTTATTATACAAATTTAAAGTCATATGTAAAGataaaagttaaattaaaaccCAATCAGTAGAATAATactaaacaccccccccccaaaaagtcaAACCAGGAATTAAGGCATTGCAAGAGTTGTATTATAGATTCAAGCATAAAGTGTCTGAATACCTGTGAAAGCTGTGAAGGAGGTCTATTTATTTGGTGTattaaacactgctcaaaaaattaaaggaaaactttttAAACAGAGTATATCATCaaatcagttaaacttctgaggtattgatgtggtcagttaagtagcagagaggGTTATTTATCAGTTTCAACTGCCTTggtgttaataaaattaacaacaggcaCACTAAAGTGGCAGCAATGGGACAACCACTAAAACAGGAATGTCACTACTGACCCTAAACATGCAGAACCATAATTACTGTCTTTAACATCTGAGGTATTTGAAATACAAATTACTACTCAGTGTAGTATTTTATACATTCAGTATCTAATTGAATGATTTCAAATGCCCTTGTTTTAGACATTTGATCCCTCAGACAGATCTTCTAAAACAAATACTGATAACTTATTCCTAACCCACTGTATTTATAGCTGTTCTAACATgctgttttaaagtttttaatacAAATGTAGAATCATATGTAATTACAGGTGTTACTCTGCAGTACCTTTGTCCGTATAGCTCATATAGCTCAGCTGAATATGCCAATGATGGTATTGATTCTTgacataattacattaaaaaaaaactcttatttTAGACATTTGATACTTCAAGCTGGTCTTCTtgtcttaaaataaatattggtATACTAAAAATGACTCACCATATATATCTGTAGAGCAAAAAAGCTACACTACAtacttttgaaataaaaaaaaagaaactgttcttaaagATGAGATTTTATTAAATATGGTCATTTGTTCCATTATCACGGACATGCAGTGACACATGCCATTTCCTTTGCCATCACTGGAAGGTCATTTGCTGGCTGGGAGCTGGTCTTCAGACGCTAGGAAAAGGTATTGATATTGTCAAAGAACATAAAATTTTTGTTATTCAAAAGCAAAGTTGCCACTAATAACACCACTGACCTGCCAGAGAGTCCCTCTTCCTTTGGTCAGTTTGTAGATCATAGTGACTGGGATCATAGAAAGAGATGACATGGCGAGGAACCATCCAATCCAGAAAGCCCACCAAGGATACACATAGGTGTTGTTGAACCTCATTGGTGTGTAACTcatcagcaaaaacacaagagTTCCCTTTATAGGAAATCatcataaataataaacattacGGGCAAAAATATTGATAAACTGTAGACATGCTGCTTTAGATACTTACACCACAAATAAGAGGGGTGGCATACAGCCAGCAGTACTTGATAAGTGACAGAGGTTTGTACCCAATCATGTCCTCTATGTTGTCACAGAAGCGTTCTGCTCCTAGgacagaaacattttatttcagtaaaaGGAAACTggtatttcattgttttttttttttttaaaaaaagctaagGCTATTTGAAGTGGGTTAGCATGCCTATAGTTGCTGCACACTTGCaaactgctttgcaacccacctcctcttTCATGTTGTGGCTGACTTAATCAGTTTCATGTTTGCTGCCACAATGCCCACTCTTTCCTGTAAAAGGAGTCTTGCTGTTGCTGTCCCCCACCTCCATGTCTTTACATGTCTGCACATGGCAGGACACGGAGGTGAGCCATCCCTTCTCTGAGCTcgccacatgtgtgtgtgtgtgtgtgtgtgtgtgtgtgtgcgtgtgtgtgcgtgtgtgtgtgtgtaaagcacAGACAGTTATGCCACTGGCATTTGTATCTTACCATAAATCCATCCAATAATCACTGACTGCAAGATTGCCATCAGAAGAAGAGTGGGCCCACTGCATACATAGTGATCAAAGATCTGCAGAATGTATGCGCCAgcctaaaataaaagcagtaaaTACAGTGGCCTTGATATTGTTCACCTTTTACTGTAAACAACTCAAAATCCTGTTAGATTAAATagaaacaaaatgcattttaactGTTTATATATTGTGCATTTGGCATCAACTGACCATACCAACAAGCTTTTACACAAACTGACATAAACTGATATAAATGTATTTCTGATGTAAATGCAATCCTTGCAACTCACCTCTGATACTAATAACAGGCCAAGCATATAGCACAGAGCACAGATCAGCATCAGATAAAGCTCTCTGTAATATCCTCTTCGAATGTGGGCTGGGAAGACATCTGTTAAAGAGGTCATGATGCTTTCAAGACCTATAAACTGGAGCATAACACAAAGACGGATTAGTGTGGAGACaagttaacaaaacaaaaaatcccaCTACATTACATTTTTTAGAAGACATAAGAAAGACTGCAACTGACCTGACCGTCAATGCCTAATAAAATGATCATGGTGAAGAAGCACACAGACCAGACCTGAGGCCAAGGAAGCAGGGTCACAGCTTGTGGGTAAACTATAAAGACAAGTCCTGGGCCTGCAGAGGGACACCAAGAGCAGGTAAAATTTTCAGGATGCCGCAGTGTCTTTAGTTTACAGTAAAATGTTGAACTGTTGCATTTTAACAGGCTAAAAACTTTTGAATTTCAAAATAGCAAATATCTCCCAATAACCAGTAAAATCCAGTTTTCCAATTCATAATCTTTACTTTAATGCTGAAGAAAAATGCACTTCAGTCTGAAATCTTTCTAAATGGCACCAAACAGGTGTGCAGCCTTACCTGACTCAGCAACTGTAGCAATATCGACACCCTGCTTTTGTGACATGTAACCCAGAACTGAGAAAATTGCAAAGCCCAGTACAAAGCTGGTCCCACTGTTCAACAAGCAAAGATAGAAGGAGTCTCTGCAAATCAGAAAGAAGGccttttgtctttacttctgcTTTGGTAACACAGAAGAATTTATAACACTGTGATTACCACAAATTACTAAAAATCTGTGAGTCTttctgttatatatatatatatatatatatatatatatatatatatatatatatatatatatatatatatatatatatatatatatatatatatgttgcaAATAAACAAATTACTTAAATGAGGTGTTTGAATATTTTGAACAAGTCTTATTTACTGATAATTCTTTAGCATTAGCAATGTTATATGACTGTCATGTCCATCAAATACTCACCTGTAACAGTTATTATTGTACTTGTTGTAGCTTCCAAGTGTAGTCAGGCATCCCAAACATATTgcatatgaaaaaaatatttgtgttccAGCATCCATCCAGACCTGCAAATGATTTGTCAAAAAACACTGCTGCTATTGCTGCACAAAAATCTGATGTAAATCAGACATTAGATTGAATCATACCTGAGGGTCAGCGAGCCGTGCAGGATTGGGATACAAGTAATATTTGATCCCATGGAAGGCTCCAGGAAGGGTGATTCCTCTGATAAACAGCACAGTTAATGTGACGAAGGGTAATGTGGCTGTGAAATATGTagcctgtatttaaaaaaaaaaaaaaaattggtaatACAAAAAATGCAGTGTAACCAATAAGAGTGGATATGGTAAAGTTTGCAAAGGAACATGCTGTGACGATGCAATGCTATGATGATAGCtggcctcttttttttgttgggcTGGTAGTTTTGTAATCTATCTAAGCACCATTTCTTGTCAGAATCACAAACCATATCACGTCATGAAAGGAGGCGCCCCTGAGTTCTCCCTGGTttgtattaatttaattaaaattcccCTCACTTAGGAAGAAAACAGGAGAAGGGAGTGAGTCATGCTACAGTAGGTATGTGGCAGAGACAGCCAGGATCCATTTCACACATCGCTCCCACAGACAGGTTTGCCAGTCAGCTATTCTCACAATTACAGACCTCACGTGAGTCATGCTTATCCACTGAAACAAGCACACAAGCCTGTTTCCACATTTCATAACTTTTCTTTAGACTGTTGCTGGGGAGTGGTGAAGTACATGTAACTTCACTGTATTTGGCAGTAGTTAGCCAATAGCTCATTTAAGttcatattttaactttttgtgTAGTTCTATACAAAAAATTACAGAGATTGAATATATTGCAAACTGCATTTCTTTCCCATGAATATATTGGAGTATTAAACTTTATgttatgctttgtttttgtacttTATGTGAAATGAAGTGGActcttctgctcttttctttACAAAGTAGTTTCATCAAATTGTTTTGAAGTATCTTAAGTTAACCAAACTTGAATTTTGCCTGGGATAGATTTGCTGCAGCCACTTCTGATTCTAACTAATTGCCAGCTTGCAAAGCTGTGCTTATCAAGTCATTTCTTTAATACTGATTCCAACATTGACTGCAAGTGGCTGCAGGTCTGAGATAACTGCAAGTGCATCACAACATTCTGATTCAATGAACATTTCCTGTGTAATAACTTAACTCAAGTGCTACACATTATATAAGGAGATGACAGAAGTACAATAATAAAACCCTGTTTGTTCACGTAGTCTATTAAAGGATGCCATTCTGATGGTATTCTGTGACAGCCGCAGAATTTGTATTCATAACCCTCATATGCAGCAACTGAAGCTGCCATGTGTTGCATGTGCACGTATGTGACTGAACTACTGCCTTGGCAGCAGCttgaggtaaataaaaaaaaaagcagtggatGTCAGGGAACTCcggtgtttttgttattttccatGCCACACCTTAGTCACTGTGCCATgctcagtgaggaaaaatagCATCAGACAAATGATTTTAGAATGGAAGTGAAAGTGTTTCAGATTATTTATGACCCCATCATCAAGCAGCcattgattataatgtattGTGAACCAGACACCCTGCGCTATGGCCCTCGTTGAATTTAAGTGTCAAATGTTAAAAAGGAGCCTCCTTGCTATCTAAGTAGGTGGTGTGTGGAAAGCAGGTAGATTAGcagcctcctgaactgtttttgtattttaactgAGTTACTGGACAGAAGAACACTGGGGACAGGCTAAGGCTGAGCTCAGGGTTAAAGTCAAAGccccaaaataaaacacactgaaagatAATCAAAACCTGGAATACTGTGGCACAAAGCAGCGCAGACTATAGCAAGTGAAACAGAAGGGGTGTAGACTATATACACAGAGAGAAGGACACAGGTAAGCACAAATTTTGGACTGAAAAGAACAGACAGAAAATGCGAGAAaggcacttaaaaaaaagaaaggaagaaaaaggatgAAACAGCTATGATACCCAAACTGATTACATGACAACATTTGTCATTTCGGTGTTACCTTTCCTGTGGATCTCACTCCCTTCCAGACACAAAAGTAGCAGATGACCCAGGCAAGAAGAAGGCACAGAGAAAGTTCCCACTGTATGCTTCCCAAGGTCTCTATGCCAGTGGATATATTCAACACCCGTCGCCTGAAAGATGATGTACTATCAGTTTATGCAATGGGCATTTAAAGCAATATATGTTGTTGAGTAACACCTCATTTTAAGCAATATTTGCAGTGCAATTAATAGTCAAGTTAAAGTTAGGATTCTATGAGTGTGGGAAGGGCAAGAAAACTGGGCAACATATGAGAATGTTTGCATGTTGGATAAGCAGAACCCAGGCACATATATCTCTGAAAggaattgagttttttttttttttattagttacatATTTGATTGACAAGTCACTGGGGCTGAAGTTAAAGCTCATTAAACTATTCAGAATGAAACATGCTTGAATGTGCAATTAAAATCCCTTCGCACCTTCTGTacacaggtgttttcagttATTCTGGTTGATTGATCCCTTCTATTTGGGGCAGGGGGAGCTATGCTGAGAGATGTTACAGCGTATGCTCTTATGTGTGAACTGTCTTGCACAGGAAAATCTGAGTTTCCCAGATCAGGCAGCTCTAACTCGTAGTGCAGATCAGGTGactttttgtaatgttttttgaGGATGTTTTCAGTTAGACACAATCAGACATCtggtcagctttttttttttaaattgtgtcccACTAAGTATAATCACCAAACTACATGATTAAATTGGAAAATCTGACATAGCACATGCAACAAACTCATATGAACATTCCTgagcagtgtgtgtctgtggcatAGATGTGTAGGGCTTTTACCATTCCTCCTATTATCTACACATCTCATAATAAACACCATGTTACATTTGAAGAATTTCCTAATAACTCACTGCCAAAACTCTACAACAGAAGAGGATGAATTCACAGGTGATGTCCAGTTGACAGTGGCATTGTAGTTGTTTATTATCACACAATGATCTGAAAGAGATCAAAATACTGTTAAACATGATCCACTGACAAATCATTAGGTAAATACTTAATTGCAAAGGGATCATATCTAGAAACACACTGAATTGATGTGGACATTTTCCCCACTGTTTCTTAAGGTTACAAATTTGTTGGTGTATGCGTGGCAGAGATAAGCTCAgtgacaaaaaatatatatataatttacttGTGTTCCAAGCATTATTACAGGTGGCCCACGGCAACTCTCCAGAGAAGGAAGAGAACAAGTAGAGAAAAGCCCAGGCTAAAACCACAATGTAGCTGATGCCTCCATAGAGAATGATCATTTGGCTGGTGTATCCCATGCCTGGAAACAACACAACTGTTAGAATTACATTCCCTTAATCTGCTTCACCACAATCCCAGTGGATAGCTCACCTTCAAACAGGGGGCAGATCTTCCTCCAGCACATGATCCCCCCCTGACTGGTGTACTGGCCCAGTGCTGTCTCCAGCACAAACAGAGGTATGCCACAGGTCACAAGGAACAGGATGTAAGGAATGAAGAATGCACCTGCAGGTAAGAAGAAACAACCGTAAGCACACATGTTAAACTACACACACCAAAAGTATTATAATCATATTTATGTTTCTAGACAATCTGGTCTCCACAGTGGTTCTAACAGAATTTATAAATATCAGAAGTTTCTGATCTATATTCTCACAGACATAGTTGGAGCAAATTAGATCTGAATACAAACATCTTTTTCCATCTCTTGCTAATGAAAACTGGGttaaaaataaagctgttttggAGGCCACAGGAAAGCAGCCAGTCAGTAAAGACAGAAGGTATGCAAACAGCACTAAAAACCACCTTAAGAAGGCTGCTGAGCCTATATGATCAGGTGGTAAAGCAGATGCCACTTTTTAAAACTAATTAGTGTCTAGAACATTAAAACATCAAGAGATGGTGGTTGTCAGAGGGATAGACTGACTTAATGACAATGCTTTGCATTTAAAAGACAAGCTATCAGAATCAACAGAGTGGAATTAGTAGCTAGTCAGACAAATTCCTGTTATCCAAGAGTACATTTGGGAAATAGTTCTGCATAGCACTTTTGATGAGATGACtataaattcaatttttttcctATAGAATGTTGCTTTTATGCAGTACATTCAAGGAAATTGTATTTACAAATTTCCCATGGGGCTTTTTATCTGTCCTGAGCTTTTCTtacaataagaaaagaaaatatatttttgactaAATCAGTAGTGGCACTTAACTTTTTACAAAACCTGTTAATAAGCCAGTAACACTGTCATAGACAGAGAAGGGATTAGCTGAACATGAGCATTCTGCTAACTCGAAGCCAAGAAAATTCTTTCTTGTGGTGCCAGgtgacacaaagaaaagaaatacagaaatgaTCGGTGATAAAAGCATCAGTGGTCAGCTGGAAGTGGTAGAAACGTCTTAGGCGTACTCTACCAAGATAAAGTATGTGTCCATGTGTATTACTAGGAATGCTGACAAGGTGACTGAAGCCAGCAGAATGTGAAAGATTATGCAAAGCCACAGAATCTGCTGCAACATCAACCTTTATAAATAACTTTGAGTTATTaagccagtttttttttcttg
Protein-coding sequences here:
- the slc6a11a gene encoding solute carrier family 6 member 11a, encoding MAESLRRLFHLPTKSTSKTVEERGKWGSKKEFILSVAGAIIGLGNVWRFPYLCYKNGGGAFFIPYILFLVTCGIPLFVLETALGQYTSQGGIMCWRKICPLFEGMGYTSQMIILYGGISYIVVLAWAFLYLFSSFSGELPWATCNNAWNTNHCVIINNYNATVNWTSPVNSSSSVVEFWQRRVLNISTGIETLGSIQWELSLCLLLAWVICYFCVWKGVRSTGKATYFTATLPFVTLTVLFIRGITLPGAFHGIKYYLYPNPARLADPQVWMDAGTQIFFSYAICLGCLTTLGSYNKYNNNCYRDSFYLCLLNSGTSFVLGFAIFSVLGYMSQKQGVDIATVAESGPGLVFIVYPQAVTLLPWPQVWSVCFFTMIILLGIDGQFIGLESIMTSLTDVFPAHIRRGYYRELYLMLICALCYMLGLLLVSEAGAYILQIFDHYVCSGPTLLLMAILQSVIIGWIYGAERFCDNIEDMIGYKPLSLIKYCWLYATPLICGGTLVFLLMSYTPMRFNNTYVYPWWAFWIGWFLAMSSLSMIPVTMIYKLTKGRGTLWQRLKTSSQPANDLPVMAKEMACVTACP